From Gimesia panareensis, the proteins below share one genomic window:
- a CDS encoding DUF4396 domain-containing protein — protein MLTQIAAVSLILAVICCLWLIVDIIRHPQHMAIMNFVWPLTALYAGPLAVALYLWFGRQDSHDQMQHGNHSSHVHSGHAGHSMHGEQHSDMQSSMNSHDMSAMKEKPFWQSVVLGVTHCGSGCSVGDIIVEGGMHILVPAVLSFTGASLVFFTWTIDYLFALLFGIAFQYFSIVPMRQLSFNEGLITAFKVDFFSLTFWQVGMYGWMAICLFGIFGTENPLMAKTSPVFWFMMQIAMLAGFITAFPINWWLISKGIKERM, from the coding sequence ATGCTGACACAAATTGCCGCTGTCTCACTGATTCTCGCTGTGATCTGCTGCCTCTGGCTGATCGTCGACATCATTCGGCATCCGCAGCACATGGCGATCATGAACTTCGTCTGGCCCCTTACCGCGCTCTATGCCGGACCGCTGGCGGTGGCCCTCTATCTCTGGTTCGGTCGACAGGACAGCCACGACCAGATGCAGCACGGCAATCACAGTTCGCACGTACACAGCGGCCACGCTGGGCACAGCATGCACGGGGAACAGCACTCCGACATGCAGTCTTCGATGAACTCGCACGACATGTCTGCCATGAAGGAAAAACCGTTCTGGCAGAGCGTGGTGCTGGGAGTGACGCATTGCGGCAGCGGTTGCTCCGTCGGCGATATCATCGTGGAAGGGGGAATGCATATCCTGGTACCAGCCGTACTCAGCTTCACCGGCGCTTCACTCGTCTTTTTCACCTGGACCATCGATTACCTCTTCGCCCTGCTGTTCGGCATCGCCTTTCAGTATTTCAGCATCGTCCCCATGCGGCAGCTCTCGTTTAATGAAGGTCTGATCACCGCCTTCAAGGTCGATTTCTTCTCGCTGACGTTCTGGCAGGTCGGCATGTACGGCTGGATGGCCATCTGCCTGTTCGGCATCTTTGGCACCGAAAATCCCCTGATGGCCAAAACCAGCCCCGTCTTCTGGTTCATGATGCAGATCGCCATGCTGGCCGGTTTCATCACCGCCTTCCCCATCAACTGGTGGCTGATCAGTAAGGGGATCAAGGAAAGGATGTAG
- a CDS encoding acetylxylan esterase, translating into MPPRLLKNIVQTCLTLALVLSLSTFAVAADKYELKVVTDRPDALYKKGETAKFLISATKNGAPLSGEKVSYTVDNFIGGAAGYPKGTLTLGDKPAEVEVTSKKPGFLRCVVKAGAPVNQTKTAGAGFSPEEIELSKPAPEDFDQFWTNQIAKLEKVPMNPKLTPVKSSDAKVETFDVQVDCLGGAPVSGYFGKPKDAKAKSLPAILWVHGAGVRSSSLGNAVKGASNGMLSMDINAHGLPNGKPAQYYKDLAAGKLKGYRQEGRESRDKVYFRGMFLRLVRAIDFLTAQPEWDGKTVIVIGHSQGGGQALAAGGLDNRVTFIATGVPAICDHSGRAAGRINGWPKLVETGADGKPDPTQLKAASYVDAVNFATRAKADAIMSVGFIDTTCPPSSCYAAYNQLSGKKQIINKPLMGHAAPADIHKAFFDAVLKHVEEQAKK; encoded by the coding sequence ATGCCTCCACGACTACTCAAAAATATCGTCCAGACCTGCCTGACTCTGGCGCTGGTTCTGTCACTCTCTACGTTCGCTGTTGCTGCGGACAAATACGAATTGAAAGTGGTGACCGATCGTCCCGACGCCCTTTACAAAAAAGGGGAGACGGCGAAATTCCTGATTTCGGCAACGAAAAATGGCGCACCGCTTTCAGGTGAAAAGGTGAGTTACACGGTCGACAATTTCATCGGCGGTGCTGCCGGTTATCCGAAAGGAACACTGACACTGGGTGACAAACCGGCGGAGGTGGAGGTCACTTCAAAGAAGCCGGGCTTTCTGCGTTGCGTGGTCAAAGCGGGTGCTCCCGTCAATCAGACGAAGACAGCGGGAGCCGGGTTCTCGCCGGAGGAGATCGAACTCAGCAAGCCGGCCCCGGAGGACTTTGACCAGTTCTGGACCAATCAGATCGCGAAACTCGAAAAGGTGCCGATGAATCCGAAACTGACACCGGTCAAGTCATCGGATGCGAAAGTGGAAACGTTCGACGTGCAGGTGGACTGCCTGGGTGGTGCTCCGGTCTCCGGATATTTCGGTAAGCCGAAGGACGCGAAAGCGAAGAGCCTGCCGGCAATTCTGTGGGTGCACGGCGCCGGGGTGCGGAGTTCGTCGCTGGGGAATGCCGTCAAAGGGGCGAGCAACGGGATGCTGTCGATGGACATCAACGCACACGGCCTGCCCAACGGGAAGCCGGCTCAATATTACAAAGACCTGGCGGCAGGCAAACTGAAGGGCTATCGGCAGGAGGGACGCGAGAGCCGTGATAAAGTTTACTTCCGTGGGATGTTCCTGCGGCTGGTGCGGGCGATTGATTTTCTGACCGCGCAGCCCGAGTGGGACGGGAAGACCGTGATTGTGATCGGCCACAGCCAGGGGGGCGGCCAGGCACTGGCAGCCGGCGGTCTGGATAACCGGGTGACGTTCATCGCCACGGGGGTCCCCGCAATCTGCGATCATTCAGGACGCGCTGCCGGCCGGATTAACGGCTGGCCCAAGCTGGTCGAAACCGGCGCGGACGGCAAACCCGATCCTACACAGTTGAAAGCAGCGTCGTACGTGGACGCGGTCAACTTCGCCACGCGGGCGAAGGCCGATGCAATCATGAGCGTGGGCTTTATCGACACCACCTGTCCGCCGTCGAGCTGTTATGCAGCTTATAACCAACTGAGCGGCAAGAAGCAGATCATCAACAAACCCCTGATGGGCCACGCCGCCCCGGCGGACATTCACAAGGCGTTCTTTGATGCCGTGCTGAAGCATGTGGAGGAGCAGGCGAAGAAGTAG
- a CDS encoding phytanoyl-CoA dioxygenase family protein — protein MDVSFTNSREEVAAAKRVETDWAALSAGQQIRSLEVDGYVVLPDLLSAEQIAGIRVELMRLPTQGTDYSAHQRGFSGVQWTDSPTAISVIALPAMISFLERLFGDELICTSCTYAVSQPGHPGIAIHTDAQPYGSKIFGLGASSPCLVRVLYYLDDLTPEHSPFKVIPGSHLSLHADGNPYRRYLSHEDEMMVTCRAGSAVIINQKVFHANYPNFSDTDRHMLAIAYRPAWAGPIGEVPDYDPAQVQTLPENVRPLFRSLNTQKIDYDLPNRPDNMARSAPGISPRRYE, from the coding sequence ATGGATGTATCGTTTACCAATTCGCGTGAAGAAGTCGCTGCGGCAAAGCGGGTTGAGACGGACTGGGCGGCGTTGAGTGCAGGACAGCAGATTCGTTCGCTGGAAGTGGATGGGTATGTCGTCCTACCGGACCTGTTGTCGGCGGAGCAGATTGCGGGGATCCGTGTAGAGCTGATGCGACTGCCGACGCAGGGAACCGATTATAGCGCGCATCAGCGGGGATTCAGCGGCGTGCAGTGGACGGACTCGCCGACTGCGATCTCGGTGATAGCGCTGCCGGCGATGATCTCGTTTCTGGAGCGGCTGTTCGGGGATGAGCTGATCTGTACGTCGTGTACCTACGCGGTTTCACAGCCGGGGCATCCGGGAATCGCCATCCATACGGACGCGCAGCCTTATGGTTCGAAAATCTTCGGGCTGGGTGCCAGTTCGCCCTGCCTGGTGCGGGTACTGTATTACCTGGATGATCTGACACCTGAGCACAGCCCATTCAAAGTGATTCCCGGTTCGCATCTTTCACTGCACGCGGACGGCAACCCGTACCGGCGATACCTGTCGCACGAGGATGAAATGATGGTCACCTGCCGGGCGGGGTCGGCAGTGATCATCAACCAGAAAGTATTTCACGCCAATTATCCCAATTTTAGCGATACCGACCGGCACATGCTGGCGATTGCCTATCGCCCGGCATGGGCGGGGCCGATTGGAGAAGTACCCGATTATGACCCGGCGCAGGTGCAGACGTTACCAGAAAACGTACGACCGCTGTTTCGCAGCCTGAATACGCAGAAGATCGACTATGATCTGCCGAACCGGCCAGACAACATGGCGCGGTCTGCGCCGGGGATCAGTCCACGGCGGTATGAGTGA
- the fae gene encoding formaldehyde-activating enzyme, with translation MSDRIVMRTGECLVAGGPPFTAAEPEVVIGELDGPVGTAIATLTGGQSAGHSKVFAILNTDIQVRPVTLMVSKVTVKSSAYTNILMGTVQAAIANGVLDAVRAGDLPKEKANDLGIICSVWLNPGVATDENLDHKALFEIHRKATAQAIHKAMHNEPSIDWLLEHQDEITHKYYQKGLDGTL, from the coding sequence ATGAGTGATCGAATTGTGATGCGTACCGGGGAATGTCTGGTCGCCGGTGGTCCGCCGTTTACGGCTGCGGAACCGGAAGTGGTGATTGGTGAGCTGGATGGCCCCGTGGGGACAGCGATTGCCACGCTGACCGGCGGTCAGTCTGCAGGTCACTCAAAGGTGTTCGCGATTCTGAATACCGACATCCAGGTCAGGCCGGTCACGCTGATGGTGAGTAAGGTGACGGTCAAGAGCAGTGCCTACACGAATATTCTGATGGGAACCGTGCAGGCGGCGATTGCCAACGGTGTGCTGGATGCAGTGCGGGCCGGAGATCTGCCGAAAGAGAAAGCGAACGACCTGGGCATTATCTGTTCGGTCTGGCTGAATCCGGGTGTCGCGACTGATGAGAACCTGGATCACAAGGCACTGTTCGAGATCCATCGTAAAGCGACCGCGCAGGCGATTCATAAAGCGATGCACAACGAACCGTCGATCGACTGGCTGCTGGAGCACCAGGACGAAATCACGCACAAGTATTACCAGAAGGGTCTGGACGGGACGCTGTAA
- a CDS encoding SMI1/KNR4 family protein, with product MPEWKMTRRHAICMAGALLSAACTSDKGDDQVAGNDQSHPPVNTVTEAWHRIHDWLSAHAPKILANLNPPATAQEIQEAEQVFGLEMPEQWKELYRTHNGMNSEGNMGSLFYGMQFLTLQEAIHEYQNNNVPVEDPAPVRAADSGIRRENIYHPKWIAFAHDGGEALLRVDMAPTPTGTAGQVIFTDHADNTVILLNKNLLQFMKQFVDDLEAGRYFLNQEALAEGDEFLDCKPEIDVVNWSFSPRWQHLKD from the coding sequence ATGCCCGAATGGAAAATGACGCGTCGCCATGCGATTTGCATGGCAGGCGCGCTACTCAGCGCCGCCTGCACCAGCGATAAAGGAGACGACCAGGTGGCTGGTAACGATCAGAGTCATCCCCCTGTGAACACGGTCACAGAAGCGTGGCATCGAATTCATGACTGGCTTTCAGCACATGCCCCAAAGATTCTTGCCAATCTGAATCCGCCAGCTACCGCGCAGGAAATTCAGGAAGCCGAACAGGTTTTCGGTCTGGAAATGCCGGAACAATGGAAAGAACTCTACCGCACACATAACGGAATGAATTCAGAGGGGAACATGGGTAGTCTCTTCTATGGCATGCAGTTCCTGACGTTGCAGGAGGCGATTCATGAATATCAAAACAACAATGTCCCTGTTGAAGATCCAGCGCCGGTTCGGGCGGCTGACTCGGGCATCCGTAGGGAAAACATCTATCATCCCAAATGGATCGCGTTTGCTCATGATGGTGGTGAGGCATTGCTCCGCGTAGACATGGCCCCTACTCCCACTGGAACTGCCGGGCAGGTTATCTTCACTGACCATGCAGACAACACTGTGATTCTGCTCAATAAAAACCTGCTGCAGTTCATGAAGCAATTTGTAGATGACCTCGAAGCAGGACGCTATTTTTTAAATCAAGAAGCTCTTGCAGAGGGAGATGAATTCCTTGACTGTAAACCTGAAATTGATGTAGTGAACTGGTCCTTTTCACCACGCTGGCAACACCTCAAGGATTAA
- a CDS encoding neutral/alkaline non-lysosomal ceramidase N-terminal domain-containing protein produces MDSRPIARFASLTLLCLFAASTADAAQLYVGATSTDITPQLPVSLTGQMRTRIAKKVESPVTANVLVLESRDGDKSLEHAVFVSCDLVCIRGGIHEKVREKLKDQLPGLSLQKVIMNATHTHTAPTMIEGRYTLPKTGVTQPTEFVEFAAQKIADAIQQAWNERQPGQVGWGLGHAVIAQNRRALYEGGWAKMYGSTSAKDFRGIEGYEDHTMEVLCFWNDKDELIATAINIACPAQAVEGRSTVNADYWHPVREALKKKYGDQLTVLGWAGAAGDQVPRPMYRKAAEARMMQLRNLTLLEELSRRIVAGWEEAYAGAVQEKHADSLLKHEVRTIELPLQTVSEADHERISKEIKAYADDPSKVWIKNWKQRVLDRYAEQQAGTSRPYSMELHTLRLGDIAIATNDFELFTDFGTQMKSRSPALQTFVIQLCGPGSYVPNERAVRGGSYSAIIESNLVGPAGGQVLTEETLKSINAQFKK; encoded by the coding sequence ATGGACTCACGACCGATTGCCCGTTTCGCCAGTCTGACACTGCTCTGCCTGTTCGCAGCCTCCACAGCGGACGCCGCCCAACTCTATGTGGGCGCCACGTCAACCGACATCACCCCCCAGCTGCCGGTCTCACTCACCGGTCAAATGCGGACCCGCATTGCGAAGAAGGTCGAAAGTCCGGTCACCGCGAATGTCCTCGTACTGGAATCCCGCGACGGAGACAAATCGCTGGAGCACGCCGTCTTCGTCTCCTGCGACCTGGTCTGCATCCGCGGAGGCATTCACGAAAAAGTCCGCGAAAAACTCAAAGACCAGCTGCCCGGCCTCTCGCTGCAGAAGGTCATCATGAATGCGACCCACACGCACACCGCGCCCACGATGATCGAAGGTCGCTACACACTTCCCAAGACCGGCGTCACACAGCCTACTGAATTCGTTGAGTTCGCCGCTCAGAAAATTGCCGACGCCATCCAGCAGGCCTGGAACGAACGGCAGCCGGGCCAGGTTGGTTGGGGACTCGGACACGCAGTCATCGCCCAGAATCGCCGGGCCCTGTATGAGGGAGGCTGGGCCAAAATGTACGGCAGCACCAGCGCCAAAGATTTTCGCGGCATCGAAGGCTACGAAGATCACACCATGGAAGTCCTCTGCTTCTGGAATGACAAAGACGAACTCATCGCGACTGCCATTAACATCGCCTGTCCCGCCCAGGCCGTCGAAGGACGCAGCACCGTCAATGCCGACTACTGGCACCCGGTCCGCGAAGCCCTCAAGAAAAAATATGGCGACCAGCTCACCGTGCTCGGCTGGGCCGGCGCTGCCGGGGATCAGGTGCCCCGCCCCATGTACCGCAAAGCAGCCGAAGCCCGCATGATGCAGCTCCGCAACCTGACGCTGCTCGAAGAACTGTCGCGGCGGATCGTCGCCGGCTGGGAAGAAGCCTACGCCGGTGCCGTGCAGGAAAAACACGCCGACTCACTGCTCAAGCACGAAGTCAGAACCATCGAACTCCCGCTGCAGACCGTCAGCGAAGCAGACCACGAGCGAATCTCCAAAGAGATCAAGGCCTATGCCGACGATCCCTCCAAGGTCTGGATCAAAAACTGGAAACAGCGCGTCCTCGACCGCTACGCAGAACAGCAGGCCGGCACCTCCCGCCCCTATTCGATGGAACTGCACACCCTCCGCCTGGGAGACATCGCCATCGCCACGAACGACTTCGAACTCTTCACCGATTTCGGCACCCAGATGAAGTCCCGCAGCCCGGCCCTGCAGACCTTCGTCATCCAGCTCTGCGGCCCCGGTTCCTACGTACCGAATGAAAGAGCCGTCCGCGGCGGCAGCTACAGCGCCATCATCGAAAGCAACCTCGTCGGCCCCGCCGGCGGCCAGGTCCTCACCGAAGAAACCCTCAAGTCAATCAACGCACAGTTCAAAAAGTAG
- a CDS encoding Dabb family protein: protein MIEHTVTFRLKSAPGSTDEKTFLAAAADLAVIPGVKDFAIRRQTSPKNDHTFGISMKFDNQEEYDFYSNHQAHQAFIKEFWLTTVEDFQEADFESLNTVAH, encoded by the coding sequence GTGATTGAACATACCGTGACCTTCCGACTCAAATCGGCCCCCGGTTCCACAGACGAAAAAACGTTCCTGGCCGCCGCTGCAGATCTCGCAGTAATCCCCGGCGTGAAAGACTTCGCCATCCGCCGCCAGACCAGTCCCAAAAACGACCATACCTTCGGCATCAGCATGAAGTTCGACAACCAGGAAGAATACGATTTTTACAGCAACCATCAGGCGCACCAGGCTTTTATCAAAGAATTCTGGCTGACCACCGTCGAAGATTTTCAGGAAGCCGACTTCGAATCGCTGAACACCGTCGCACACTGA
- a CDS encoding DUF1501 domain-containing protein: MQESLSVNHWSRRELLRVGGLGALGLSLPRLLAAADKPTAGPAPKADACIIIFLNGGPSHLDMWDMKPAGPIEIRGEFDPIPSSLAGVDVCEHLPRLAQQMHHTTLIRSMNHSVNNSHAAAVYAALTGHDRGEQGGGAKPDDHPAPGAVLAKLRPTRPGTLPYITLPYKTKEGAAGPLQPGFLAGFMGATYDPFWVLDDPNTPQFHVRNLSLPAGLAQERMQARRGLLTSLNHGLEAQSNQTLDSLDDFQQQAFDLLTSNRAQRAFKLDTEPDSVRERYGRNIYGQSVLLARRLIEADTRVVTMSWAPHANATWDTHGQNFRSLKTRLLPQFDAACSSLLDDLAQSGRLERTLVAVLGDFGRTPKINNNAGRDHWNSCYSILLAGGGIKPGFVYGASDHQGATPRHSPVTPGDIVATIYQLLGVDHQHLLYDTLNRPHTVVPEARIIHDLLA, translated from the coding sequence ATGCAGGAAAGTCTGTCTGTCAATCACTGGTCGCGTCGCGAACTATTACGCGTGGGAGGTCTGGGTGCTCTCGGACTCTCTCTCCCCCGACTGCTGGCCGCTGCAGACAAGCCCACTGCCGGTCCTGCTCCCAAAGCCGATGCCTGTATCATCATCTTCTTGAACGGCGGCCCCAGTCATCTCGACATGTGGGATATGAAACCGGCCGGCCCCATCGAGATCCGCGGCGAGTTCGACCCCATCCCCAGTTCCCTGGCGGGCGTCGATGTCTGTGAGCACCTTCCCCGCCTCGCGCAGCAGATGCACCACACGACCCTCATCCGGTCCATGAACCACAGTGTGAACAATTCGCACGCCGCTGCCGTGTATGCGGCCCTCACCGGCCACGATCGCGGCGAACAGGGGGGCGGCGCCAAGCCCGACGACCATCCCGCACCGGGAGCCGTCCTAGCCAAGCTGCGACCGACCCGTCCCGGCACACTCCCCTACATCACCTTACCCTACAAAACCAAAGAGGGTGCCGCCGGCCCGCTGCAGCCCGGATTTCTGGCCGGCTTCATGGGGGCTACCTACGATCCGTTCTGGGTACTCGACGATCCCAACACACCGCAGTTTCACGTCCGCAATCTCTCACTGCCGGCTGGGCTTGCCCAGGAACGCATGCAGGCCCGCCGCGGGCTGCTCACCTCCCTCAACCACGGGCTGGAAGCACAGTCCAACCAGACGCTCGATTCACTCGACGACTTTCAACAGCAGGCCTTTGACCTGCTCACCTCCAACCGGGCCCAACGCGCCTTCAAGCTCGATACCGAACCGGACAGTGTCCGCGAACGCTATGGGCGGAATATCTACGGCCAGAGCGTTCTCCTCGCGCGCCGCCTCATCGAAGCCGACACCCGCGTGGTCACCATGTCCTGGGCGCCGCATGCGAATGCCACCTGGGACACGCACGGCCAGAACTTCCGCAGCCTCAAAACCAGGCTGCTCCCCCAGTTCGACGCTGCCTGCAGCAGCCTGCTGGATGACCTCGCACAAAGCGGTCGGCTGGAACGCACACTCGTCGCTGTCCTCGGCGACTTCGGTCGCACTCCCAAAATCAACAACAACGCCGGACGCGATCACTGGAACTCCTGCTATTCCATCCTGCTGGCCGGCGGAGGCATCAAGCCTGGCTTTGTCTACGGCGCTTCCGATCATCAGGGAGCCACACCCCGGCACAGCCCGGTCACCCCGGGTGATATCGTCGCGACCATCTATCAACTGCTCGGCGTCGATCACCAGCACCTCCTCTACGACACACTCAACCGCCCGCATACCGTCGTTCCCGAAGCCCGCATCATTCACGATCTGCTCGCCTGA
- a CDS encoding aminoglycoside phosphotransferase family protein has translation MSHPPAEIQVDLSLVRQLLLVDYPRLADARLFLVDEGWDNFTFRAGEHHAVRLPRRAVAVTLLQNEQRWLPILAPRLSLELPLPVHNGSAGPRFPWPWSVVHWIAGKTAETHNFPSADIRLLAENLRALHQPAPEEAPQNPFRGVPLPTRTPGMEQRLHRQRHHPGVAESELTTLWRSCCETPPADESVWIHGDLHPRNVIIRDGALVGLIDWGDLAAGDPATDLACAWLLLDEPASRTEFLETYGADAPLIQRALGWALHMGLALLDSGEPRHVTLGEATLQRVLADAWTVG, from the coding sequence GTGAGCCATCCACCGGCTGAAATCCAGGTGGATCTCTCCCTGGTGAGACAGTTGCTGCTGGTCGATTATCCCCGGTTAGCCGACGCGCGCCTCTTCCTGGTCGATGAGGGCTGGGACAATTTCACCTTTCGGGCAGGGGAACATCACGCCGTCCGGCTCCCCCGCCGCGCCGTTGCCGTAACTCTCCTTCAGAATGAACAACGCTGGCTGCCGATCCTGGCACCACGACTGTCGCTGGAACTTCCCCTCCCCGTCCACAACGGTTCCGCCGGCCCCCGCTTTCCCTGGCCCTGGAGTGTGGTCCACTGGATAGCCGGCAAGACCGCGGAGACGCACAATTTCCCTTCAGCCGACATCAGACTCCTCGCGGAGAACCTGCGCGCCCTGCATCAGCCCGCGCCCGAGGAGGCCCCGCAGAACCCGTTTCGCGGCGTGCCGCTCCCCACACGCACACCAGGAATGGAGCAACGTCTTCACCGACAGCGCCATCATCCCGGCGTTGCTGAATCAGAGCTGACCACGCTCTGGCGGTCCTGCTGTGAGACACCGCCTGCAGACGAGTCGGTCTGGATTCACGGCGATCTGCATCCCCGCAATGTCATCATCCGCGATGGGGCTCTCGTCGGTCTGATTGACTGGGGTGATCTGGCTGCCGGCGATCCCGCAACCGACCTGGCTTGCGCCTGGCTGCTCCTCGATGAGCCAGCCAGCCGCACCGAATTCCTGGAAACTTATGGAGCGGATGCACCTCTGATCCAGCGGGCTTTGGGCTGGGCACTCCACATGGGACTGGCACTGCTCGACAGCGGCGAACCCCGCCACGTCACCCTCGGCGAGGCAACCCTGCAACGCGTCCTGGCCGACGCCTGGACGGTAGGATAA
- a CDS encoding SUKH-4 family immunity protein has product MTPTEFEKIWNGSLSSAPAESVQLLNLDQADKDFLIQAGLPTSLYPEFSFERLETGDMEHLDESEEGEGFDEQFHRYRIIGEDGYAMPVLLDEAEEGTVWVLSTDASRLLYLNANVRELAASLIAFARFLESSRTEAAVNEFLSEIRNIDSRAALEEAYWSECAFNYLEEEAQPADTADHPLVSQFEHPLLGTLLFNDENQWEGETERFKNLSRCGWNERLVTHFVYSRSNLDDDQEFAPLAKVPASFHYPIKITFASPDNTPPTAAQEKALKYLILDEKRILKLLVNAVKTYVFDTGWWDILQEELEADLPKLEAILREPAGWLSLIRFRQIHISRKIEAGSAVIGFDCNAGWDDEHGLGFQIIEGEVIDIGYGTVGWYF; this is encoded by the coding sequence ATGACCCCCACCGAATTCGAAAAAATCTGGAACGGATCGCTTTCCAGTGCACCTGCTGAATCAGTGCAGCTGTTAAACCTGGATCAGGCAGACAAAGACTTTCTGATCCAGGCCGGCTTGCCCACATCCCTGTACCCGGAGTTCTCTTTCGAACGGCTGGAAACCGGTGACATGGAACATCTCGATGAGTCCGAAGAGGGAGAAGGCTTTGACGAACAGTTTCACCGCTACCGCATCATCGGTGAAGACGGCTATGCGATGCCGGTCCTGCTCGACGAAGCGGAAGAGGGAACTGTCTGGGTCCTGTCCACTGATGCTTCCCGGCTGCTTTATCTCAATGCCAACGTGCGTGAACTGGCCGCCTCTCTGATCGCCTTTGCCAGGTTCCTCGAAAGCAGTCGCACAGAAGCAGCAGTGAATGAATTCCTTTCTGAGATTCGCAACATCGATTCGCGGGCTGCGCTTGAGGAAGCCTACTGGTCGGAATGTGCCTTCAATTATCTCGAAGAGGAGGCACAGCCGGCTGACACTGCGGATCATCCACTGGTCAGCCAGTTTGAGCATCCTCTGTTGGGAACGCTTTTGTTCAACGACGAGAATCAATGGGAGGGGGAAACAGAACGTTTCAAAAACCTGAGCAGGTGCGGCTGGAATGAGAGACTCGTTACACATTTCGTCTATTCCAGATCCAATCTGGACGATGATCAGGAATTTGCACCACTGGCAAAAGTTCCCGCCTCGTTTCACTATCCCATCAAAATCACGTTTGCCTCTCCCGACAATACCCCGCCCACGGCTGCGCAGGAAAAGGCTTTGAAATATCTGATCTTAGACGAAAAGCGAATTCTGAAGCTCCTCGTCAACGCGGTTAAAACCTATGTGTTCGATACCGGCTGGTGGGACATCCTGCAGGAAGAACTGGAAGCAGATCTCCCGAAACTCGAAGCAATCCTCCGCGAACCGGCCGGCTGGCTCTCGCTGATCCGCTTCCGACAGATCCATATTTCGCGAAAAATCGAAGCGGGATCAGCCGTCATCGGCTTCGACTGTAACGCCGGCTGGGACGACGAACACGGTCTGGGATTTCAAATCATCGAAGGCGAAGTCATCGACATCGGCTACGGCACCGTAGGCTGGTATTTTTAA
- a CDS encoding D-2-hydroxyacid dehydrogenase — MKKLVIYPAIDPKRLTRMESISNELHIVNAQDLDTALTEIKDAHAFFGKITPELLAAAENLEWVQSPTASLEHYIFPELAAHPCQLTNMRGLFYDVIADHVLGFVLCFARNLHRYIRQQTQSLWQPIGGTAGKPNFVTGPGQVSEVDRSHMHLSDCTLGVVGAGSIGSEICHRAAAFGMRVCAVDPITRTIPGAVEEVWDLDRLKDLLTISDFVVIAAPHTPQTEKLFRTSQFQQMKNTGYLINIGRGAIVDLQDLTIALQNGDIAGAGLDVFEIEPLPADHPLWQMENVIITPHIAAASTRVPERHLETLLENVRCFINGQPFITLANKQLWF; from the coding sequence ATGAAAAAGCTCGTCATCTATCCCGCCATCGACCCGAAACGACTGACCCGCATGGAGAGCATTTCGAATGAGTTGCACATCGTCAACGCGCAGGACCTCGATACAGCCCTCACCGAAATCAAAGACGCCCACGCATTCTTCGGCAAGATCACGCCCGAACTGCTCGCTGCAGCCGAAAACCTGGAATGGGTCCAGTCCCCCACCGCCAGCCTGGAACACTACATCTTCCCGGAACTGGCCGCACACCCCTGTCAGCTTACGAATATGCGCGGCCTGTTCTACGATGTCATCGCCGACCACGTACTCGGTTTCGTTCTCTGCTTCGCCCGCAATCTGCATCGTTACATTCGCCAGCAGACACAGTCCCTCTGGCAACCCATCGGCGGCACTGCGGGTAAGCCCAACTTTGTCACCGGCCCGGGACAGGTCAGTGAAGTCGATCGCAGTCACATGCATCTTTCCGACTGCACGCTGGGTGTCGTCGGAGCTGGTTCTATCGGTTCGGAAATCTGTCATCGCGCCGCCGCCTTCGGCATGAGAGTCTGTGCCGTCGATCCCATCACCCGCACCATCCCCGGTGCCGTCGAAGAGGTCTGGGACCTCGATCGACTCAAGGATCTGCTGACCATCAGCGACTTCGTCGTCATCGCAGCCCCGCACACGCCCCAGACCGAAAAACTGTTTCGCACTTCGCAGTTCCAGCAGATGAAGAACACGGGGTATCTGATCAACATCGGCCGCGGCGCGATCGTCGATCTGCAGGATCTCACCATCGCCCTCCAGAACGGTGACATCGCCGGTGCCGGCCTCGACGTCTTCGAAATCGAACCCCTGCCCGCAGACCATCCCCTCTGGCAGATGGAAAACGTGATCATCACACCTCACATCGCAGCCGCGTCGACCCGCGTCCCCGAAAGGCACCTGGAAACGCTGCTGGAAAATGTCCGCTGTTTCATCAACGGCCAACCCTTCATCACCCTGGCCAACAAACAGCTCTGGTTCTGA